The following proteins are co-located in the Spirosoma montaniterrae genome:
- a CDS encoding S41 family peptidase: protein MKINNSFVARWLFVASFGLLFTACKQETDDVTPQSGTTPTSTSTVSANQTVNEWILENMRDLYYWNTKIPANPDLTLTPDKFFDSLLNKFNATTNPNGDRFSWINESADELQASLSGQSVTTGMEYDFYLRSAGSDNIIVQVLYVLPGSPAERSGLKRGDIISKVNGQLLTRSNYIDLLFGGSTTFTFGLATPTTTTTGTTLTDTDQTRTVTATVFQENPVFLDSIYTVGGRKVGYVVYNQFVPGANNSTAKEYDAQLDAIFNSFKAQGVNELVLDLRYNPGGYTSSSANLASLIGKGVNASKLFFREEWNATVTPIIRRQEGDDFFVQNFLDKPQNIGNNLTRLYVLTTDHTASASELIINGLRPYMPVITIGTTTTGKNVGSITIEDETGKIKWGMQPIVFRSFNSQNQSDYWTGFAPNVTVSEPLNLLPLGDTREALLSAALAQISGSTSSGRTSSVTANPLTSVGSSIERKAGGGRMIKALKTLPTIQ, encoded by the coding sequence ATGAAAATTAACAACTCGTTTGTTGCCCGTTGGCTCTTTGTCGCCAGTTTTGGGCTGCTCTTCACCGCCTGTAAACAGGAAACTGACGACGTTACGCCCCAGTCGGGCACTACACCTACCAGTACGAGCACCGTTTCGGCCAATCAGACCGTAAACGAATGGATTCTGGAAAACATGCGGGATTTATATTACTGGAATACCAAAATTCCGGCCAATCCTGACCTGACACTGACACCTGACAAGTTCTTCGACTCGCTGCTAAATAAGTTCAATGCCACCACCAATCCCAACGGCGACCGGTTTTCGTGGATTAACGAAAGTGCCGACGAACTTCAGGCCAGTTTGAGCGGACAATCGGTGACAACCGGCATGGAATACGATTTTTATCTGCGGTCGGCGGGGTCCGATAACATCATCGTGCAGGTGCTGTACGTGCTGCCCGGTTCGCCAGCCGAGCGTTCGGGTCTGAAGCGGGGCGACATCATCTCGAAGGTGAACGGTCAACTGCTTACCCGGTCAAATTACATCGACCTGCTCTTTGGCGGTTCTACGACGTTCACGTTTGGTTTAGCTACGCCGACCACCACAACCACTGGCACTACGCTTACTGATACCGACCAGACGCGCACCGTTACGGCCACGGTTTTTCAGGAGAACCCGGTATTCTTAGATTCGATTTACACGGTAGGCGGTCGTAAGGTCGGTTATGTAGTGTATAATCAGTTTGTGCCGGGTGCCAACAACAGTACTGCCAAAGAATACGACGCCCAATTAGATGCCATTTTCAACAGCTTCAAAGCGCAGGGCGTGAATGAACTTGTGCTCGATCTGCGCTATAATCCAGGCGGTTATACGTCATCGTCGGCCAACCTCGCCAGTCTGATTGGCAAAGGCGTGAATGCCAGCAAATTGTTCTTCCGCGAAGAGTGGAACGCTACCGTTACGCCCATCATACGCAGGCAGGAAGGCGATGATTTTTTTGTGCAGAATTTTCTGGATAAACCACAGAACATCGGCAACAATCTGACTCGACTTTATGTGCTCACCACTGACCACACAGCGTCAGCCAGCGAATTGATTATCAATGGACTGCGCCCCTATATGCCCGTCATTACGATTGGCACGACAACCACGGGCAAAAACGTAGGTTCGATTACGATTGAAGACGAAACGGGTAAGATCAAATGGGGTATGCAGCCCATCGTATTCCGGTCGTTCAACAGCCAGAATCAGTCTGATTACTGGACCGGCTTCGCGCCCAACGTAACCGTTTCGGAGCCACTCAACCTGCTACCGCTGGGCGACACCCGTGAGGCTCTGCTCAGTGCGGCTCTGGCCCAGATCAGCGGCTCTACATCGAGTGGGCGAACGTCGTCAGTAACGGCCAATCCGCTAACGTCTGTTGGGTCGTCAATTGAGCGCAAAGCGGGGGGTGGCCGCATGATTAAGGCGTTGAAAACGCTGCCAACGATTCAATAA
- a CDS encoding sensor histidine kinase, whose product MRFFERYQAILHVVGWLVFIGLPFLTLPGFLFNPQDLFSMGMAQLLTTALIITYFYANLRRLTPNLLGHNSNGLSTGLSLNRFVLIMAGMLLSVVLMRYACYQLFPPSFVVQQGTSDGPLISRPFGTGVSPRDPKPGPHSPWPGALSSGISFGFAMMVSSLMALFRFHARSQEVQQQMALEKISAELAMLKLQVSPHFLFNTLNNIRWLARKKSDQTETAVVTLAQLLRYMIYQARQDRVSLRQEIEHLKHYIDLQKMRLTEIHTVSFTCEGDLDRQQIEPLLFIPFVENAFKYGIHGQKPSHIRIWLTVTDEQLTFGVENPVFDVPTVPKPVSSEETGSGIGIENVRHRLRLHYPDQHALTLTNANNRFRVLLTLHLAHD is encoded by the coding sequence ATGCGCTTTTTCGAACGATATCAGGCAATTCTGCACGTCGTTGGCTGGCTGGTGTTTATCGGTCTGCCTTTTCTGACGTTACCCGGTTTTCTGTTTAATCCGCAGGATTTGTTCAGCATGGGTATGGCCCAACTGCTGACAACAGCCCTGATTATCACGTATTTTTACGCCAATCTGCGTCGACTAACGCCAAATCTGCTTGGTCATAACAGTAATGGATTGTCGACGGGGTTGTCGTTGAATCGGTTTGTACTGATTATGGCAGGTATGCTCCTTAGCGTGGTGTTGATGCGGTACGCATGTTACCAGCTTTTTCCACCCTCGTTTGTTGTGCAACAGGGTACTTCCGACGGGCCACTTATATCCCGACCCTTCGGCACAGGAGTGTCCCCGCGTGACCCAAAGCCAGGCCCGCACAGCCCCTGGCCGGGTGCGCTTAGCAGCGGTATCTCGTTTGGATTTGCTATGATGGTCAGTTCGCTGATGGCGTTATTTCGGTTTCATGCCCGCAGTCAGGAGGTGCAGCAGCAGATGGCTCTCGAAAAAATATCTGCCGAGTTAGCCATGCTGAAATTGCAGGTAAGTCCGCATTTCCTGTTCAACACGCTCAACAACATCCGCTGGCTGGCCCGCAAAAAATCGGATCAGACCGAAACCGCTGTCGTGACGCTGGCGCAGTTGCTGCGCTATATGATTTATCAGGCCCGGCAAGACCGTGTGTCGCTCCGGCAGGAAATCGAACATCTAAAACATTACATCGACCTGCAAAAAATGCGGCTGACCGAAATTCATACGGTTTCATTTACCTGCGAAGGCGACCTCGACAGGCAGCAGATTGAGCCGTTGCTGTTTATTCCATTCGTAGAAAATGCGTTTAAGTATGGCATTCACGGGCAAAAACCGAGTCATATTCGTATCTGGCTTACCGTTACTGACGAACAGCTTACCTTTGGTGTAGAGAATCCGGTTTTCGACGTGCCCACCGTTCCGAAACCCGTATCGTCCGAAGAAACCGGTTCGGGTATTGGTATCGAAAACGTGCGGCACCGGCTGAGGCTACACTACCCCGACCAGCACGCGCTGACGCTGACCAATGCCAACAACCGCTTTCGCGTATTGCTGACCCTGCACCTCGCTCATGACTAA